From Pogoniulus pusillus isolate bPogPus1 chromosome 17, bPogPus1.pri, whole genome shotgun sequence, the proteins below share one genomic window:
- the COMMD4 gene encoding COMM domain-containing protein 4 isoform X3 yields MRFRFCGDLDCPDWVLAEISTLAKISSVKLKLICAQVLRDLLGEAIEYEKILKLTSDAKLESGDVKATIAVLSFILSSAAKHNVDSESLSSELQQLGLPKEHASGLCRSYEEKQSSLQDRLKACSLRLSRLGSVCWRVDYILSSSELQDVNEPLVHLTFNVQDRVRGGTAAVPVTLSADKFRVLLSELKQAQALMNTLL; encoded by the exons ATG CGGTTCCGCTTCTGCGGGGATCTGGACTGCCCCGACTGGGTCTTAGCCGAGATCAGCACCCTGGCCAAAATC TCCTCGGTGAAGCTGAAGCTGATCTGCGCCCAGGTGCTGCGGGACCTGCTGGGGGAGGCCATCGAG TATGAGAAGATCCTGAAGCTGACCTCGGATGCCAAGTTAG AGTCGGGGGACGTGAAGGCAACCATCGCTGTCCTCAGCTTCATCCTCTCCAGTGCAGCCAAACACAACGTGGACAGCGAGTCCCTGTCGAgcgagctgcagcagctggggctgcccaAAG AGCACGCCAGTGGGTTATGCCGGTCCTACgaggagaagcagagctccctccaggacaggctgaaggcttGCAGCCTAAGAT TGAGCCGGCTGGGCTCGGTGTGCTGGCGGGTGGATTACATCCTCAGCTCCAGTGAGCTGCAGGATGTCAACGAGCCCCTTGTGCACCTGACCTTCAACGTGCAGGACAGGGTGCGTGGGGGGACGGCAGCCGTGCCCGTGACCCTCTCTGCCGACAAGTTCCGTGTGCTGCTGTCAG agctgaaaCAGGCCCAGGCCCTGATGAACACCCTCCTCTGA
- the COMMD4 gene encoding COMM domain-containing protein 4 isoform X1, whose translation MRFRFCGDLDCPDWVLAEISTLAKISSVKLKLICAQVLRDLLGEAIEYEKILKLTSDAKLESGDVKATIAVLSFILSSAAKHNVDSESLSSELQQLGLPKVSRLGSVCWRVDYILSSSELQDVNEPLVHLTFNVQDRVRGGTAAVPVTLSADKFRVLLSELKQAQALMNTLL comes from the exons ATG CGGTTCCGCTTCTGCGGGGATCTGGACTGCCCCGACTGGGTCTTAGCCGAGATCAGCACCCTGGCCAAAATC TCCTCGGTGAAGCTGAAGCTGATCTGCGCCCAGGTGCTGCGGGACCTGCTGGGGGAGGCCATCGAG TATGAGAAGATCCTGAAGCTGACCTCGGATGCCAAGTTAG AGTCGGGGGACGTGAAGGCAACCATCGCTGTCCTCAGCTTCATCCTCTCCAGTGCAGCCAAACACAACGTGGACAGCGAGTCCCTGTCGAgcgagctgcagcagctggggctgcccaAAG TGAGCCGGCTGGGCTCGGTGTGCTGGCGGGTGGATTACATCCTCAGCTCCAGTGAGCTGCAGGATGTCAACGAGCCCCTTGTGCACCTGACCTTCAACGTGCAGGACAGGGTGCGTGGGGGGACGGCAGCCGTGCCCGTGACCCTCTCTGCCGACAAGTTCCGTGTGCTGCTGTCAG agctgaaaCAGGCCCAGGCCCTGATGAACACCCTCCTCTGA
- the COMMD4 gene encoding COMM domain-containing protein 4 isoform X2 — protein MRFRFCGDLDCPDWVLAEISTLAKISSVKLKLICAQVLRDLLGEAIEYEKILKLTSDAKLESGDVKATIAVLSFILSSAAKHNVDSESLSSELQQLGLPKELKQAQALMNTLL, from the exons ATG CGGTTCCGCTTCTGCGGGGATCTGGACTGCCCCGACTGGGTCTTAGCCGAGATCAGCACCCTGGCCAAAATC TCCTCGGTGAAGCTGAAGCTGATCTGCGCCCAGGTGCTGCGGGACCTGCTGGGGGAGGCCATCGAG TATGAGAAGATCCTGAAGCTGACCTCGGATGCCAAGTTAG AGTCGGGGGACGTGAAGGCAACCATCGCTGTCCTCAGCTTCATCCTCTCCAGTGCAGCCAAACACAACGTGGACAGCGAGTCCCTGTCGAgcgagctgcagcagctggggctgcccaAAG agctgaaaCAGGCCCAGGCCCTGATGAACACCCTCCTCTGA
- the NEIL1 gene encoding endonuclease 8-like 1 — MPECPELHLAGRYINEACGGLVFSGGIERSAVGRGPEVPFASEAYRIAATSRGKELRLTLSPVAPGESLHLVFRFGMSGSFRLCPAAELPRHAHLRFLTGESPPRALCFVDVRRFGSWRLGDAWQPDRGPCVLTEYQAFRENVLRNLADKAFDKPICEALLNQKFFNGIGNYLRAEILYRLKIPPFEKARTVLEALKEQEQERRKKNSSLTLSKKLKLKRENPDLLELCHTVPMEVVAAEKNLFDPDDADNYAAFKSWLQCYLVPGMSCLRDHNGRTMWFQGEPGPMAPKGQKPHKKRTQLKADPQALTPKVTRRTSKGHPRAAAKPPKSAKKEEKEEEEAGGPRKGRARGRRKETAAVALSEPQAKRRLRAATRRGRGAAPAV, encoded by the exons ATGCCCGAGTGCCCGGAGCTGCACCTGGCCGGGCGGTACATCAACGAGGCGTGCGGCGGGCTGGTGTTCTCGGGCGGTATAGAGCGCTCGGCGGTGGGCAGGGGCCCGGAGGTGCCCTTCGCCAGCGAGGCCTACCGCATCGCCGCCACTTCCCGGGGCAAGGAGCTGCGGCTGACGCTGAGCCCAGTGGCCCCCGGCGAGTCCCTGCACCTCGTCTTCCGCTTCGGCATGTCGGGATCGTTCCGGTTGTGCCCCGCCGCCGAGCTCCCCCGCCATGCCCACCTCCGCTTCCTCACCGGCGAGAGCCCACCCCGCGCTCTCTGCTTCGTCGATGTGCGCCGCTTCGGGTCGTGGCGGCTGGGTGACGCCTGGCAGCCGGACCGCGGGCCCTGCGTGCTCACCGAGTACCAGGCCTTCAG ggagaacGTGCTGAGGAACCTGGCCGACAAGGCTTTCGACAAGCCCATCTGCGAAGCCCTCTTAAACCAGAAGTTCTTCAATGGAATTGGGAATTACCTCCGAGCTGAGATCCTGTACAG GTTGAAGATCCCTCCCTTTGAAAAGGCTCGGACTGTGCTGGAGGCCctgaaggagcaggagcaggagaggaggaagaag AATTCTTCCCTGACACTCAGCAagaagctgaagctgaagcGGGAGAACCCAGAtctcctggagctgtgccacacTGTGCCCATGGAGGTCGTTGCAGCAG agAAGAACCTCTTCGACCCAGATGACGCAGACAACTACGCAGCCTtcaagagctggctgcagtgttACTTGGTGCCTGGCATGAGCTGCCTGCGTGACCACAACGGCAGGACCATGTGGTTCCAG ggagagcctggccccatggCTCCCAAAG GGCAGAAGCCTCACAAGAAGCGCACTCAGCTGAAGGCAGATCCCCAGGCTCTGACCCCCAAG GTCACCAGACGCACCTCAAAAGGgcaccccagggctgcagcaaagcctccaAAGTCAgccaagaaggaggagaaggaggaagaggaggctggtggGCCAAGGAAGGGACGTGCTCGtggcaggaggaaagagactgctgctgtggctttgtCTGAGCCTCAGGCCAAAAGGAGGCTCCGGGCAGCAACACGCAggggcagag gtgcagctcctgcCGTCTGA